The Helicobacter mustelae genome has a segment encoding these proteins:
- a CDS encoding enoyl-ACP reductase — protein MKGKTLVISGATRGIGKAILYRFAKAGVNIAFTYNKNQEEAHKIALDVEEKYGIKAKYYALNVLEPELYIELFKRIDEDFPRVDFFISNAIIYGRNVVGGFAPFMRLKPKGLCNIYTATVLAFVVGAQEAAKRMKEVGGGAILSLSSTGNLVYMPNYAGHGNSKNAVETMVKYAATELGAFGIRVNAISGGPIDTDALRAFPDYAEVRAKVEEQSPLKRMGNPEDLAGAALFLCDQSQSGWLTGQTIVIDGGTTFQ, from the coding sequence ATGAAGGGAAAGACTTTGGTCATCAGTGGGGCCACTAGGGGCATTGGCAAGGCCATTTTGTATCGCTTTGCCAAGGCTGGGGTAAATATCGCCTTTACCTACAACAAAAACCAGGAAGAAGCGCATAAAATCGCTCTTGATGTAGAAGAAAAATACGGAATCAAAGCAAAATATTATGCCCTCAATGTCTTGGAGCCAGAGCTTTATATTGAGCTTTTTAAGCGCATTGATGAGGATTTTCCTAGGGTGGATTTTTTTATTTCCAATGCCATCATTTATGGTAGAAATGTAGTGGGGGGATTTGCACCCTTTATGAGACTCAAGCCAAAGGGGCTTTGCAATATCTACACTGCCACGGTTTTGGCATTTGTCGTAGGCGCGCAAGAAGCAGCCAAGCGCATGAAGGAAGTAGGCGGAGGGGCTATTTTGTCTCTCTCCTCTACGGGCAATCTTGTCTATATGCCCAATTACGCAGGGCATGGCAACTCCAAAAATGCCGTAGAAACCATGGTAAAGTATGCCGCAACAGAGCTTGGCGCCTTTGGCATTCGCGTCAATGCCATAAGTGGTGGACCTATTGACACCGACGCACTGAGGGCATTTCCTGATTATGCAGAGGTGCGAGCCAAAGTAGAGGAGCAATCCCCCCTCAAAAGGATGGGCAATCCAGAGGATCTGGCAGGTGCAGCGCTCTTCCTCTGCGATCAAAGCCAAAGCGGCTGGCTCACAGGACAAACTATTGTCATTGATGGTGGCACTACGTTTCAATAA
- the dapA gene encoding 4-hydroxy-tetrahydrodipicolinate synthase: MSFCLDGAMSALITPFKHNKIDESSYIELIKRQIKYGMQACVPVGTTGESATLSHNEHKQCIEIAVETCKNTGVKVLAGAGSNATHEAIELAQFAQKCGADAILCVTPYYNKPTQRGLYEHYKAVANSVEIPLMLYNVPSRTGVEIETATAISLFNDVKNIFAIKEANGSMNTIIELNTYAEGLAIFSGEDSINYPILANGGRGVISVTGNLLPDKIVQLVKTALCGRMSDSKAINNELYVLNRVLFCESNPIPIKACLYLSGLIDTLEYRLPLLAPSKENMKLLEKTLQKYEVLK; this comes from the coding sequence ATGAGCTTTTGTCTTGATGGCGCAATGAGTGCTCTCATTACTCCATTCAAACACAACAAAATTGATGAATCAAGCTATATAGAGCTCATTAAGCGCCAGATCAAATATGGCATGCAGGCCTGTGTGCCTGTGGGCACTACAGGAGAGTCTGCTACACTTAGCCATAATGAACATAAGCAGTGTATAGAGATTGCTGTAGAGACTTGTAAAAATACAGGTGTGAAAGTGCTAGCAGGTGCGGGGAGTAATGCCACTCACGAGGCTATAGAGCTTGCACAATTTGCCCAAAAATGTGGCGCAGATGCCATCCTCTGCGTCACTCCCTATTACAATAAGCCCACGCAAAGAGGATTGTATGAACATTACAAAGCCGTGGCAAATAGTGTAGAAATCCCATTGATGCTCTATAATGTCCCAAGTAGGACGGGCGTGGAAATCGAGACTGCCACTGCTATTTCCCTTTTTAATGATGTAAAAAATATTTTTGCCATCAAAGAGGCCAACGGATCGATGAATACCATCATCGAGCTCAATACTTATGCAGAGGGTTTGGCAATTTTTAGCGGGGAGGATTCTATCAATTATCCCATTCTTGCAAATGGGGGTAGGGGTGTGATTTCTGTGACGGGGAATCTTCTTCCTGATAAGATTGTGCAACTTGTAAAAACTGCACTTTGTGGTAGAATGTCAGACTCAAAAGCCATAAACAATGAGCTATATGTTCTCAATAGAGTTTTGTTTTGTGAGAGCAATCCCATTCCCATCAAAGCATGCTTGTATCTCTCTGGGCTCATTGATACATTGGAATACAGATTGCCACTCCTGGCGCCAAGCAAGGAAAACATGAAGCTCCTTGAAAAAACTTTACAAAAATACGAGGTGTTAAAATAA
- a CDS encoding M16 family metallopeptidase produces MKKLLFFLGVMAMSIASNLPKYESKVLENGLQIVVIPMHNQSNVIQTSIFYKVGSRNEFMGKSGIAHMLEHLNFKSSKNLKAGEFDEIVKKFGGITNASTGFDYTHYFVKSSAQNLDKTLGLFAELMQNLSLKKEEFLPERDVVAEERRWRTDNSPTGYLYFRFFNTAFTYHPYHWTPIGFMDDILHWKIKDIRTFHKTYYQPQNAIVLVSGDIEPKEVFQKAGEHFGLIKNKGKIPVVFSKEPIQDGQRNIIVHKDTQIEWLAFGFKIPNFAHKDQVALSALSSLLSNGKSSLLYQELVDKKKLVNQIYGYNMDMVDEGVFMFIAAANQNISAEQIKQEIFKIINQIKEGKITQEELQKLKINMKAEFLYGLEDASSVADLFGSYFARGDIRPLLNYEENFQNLDIQDIVEVAKKYLVLEKSTSVILKPQVKEK; encoded by the coding sequence ATGAAAAAACTTTTATTTTTTTTAGGAGTTATGGCAATGAGTATAGCAAGCAACTTACCAAAATATGAAAGCAAGGTGCTGGAAAATGGATTGCAAATTGTAGTCATTCCCATGCACAATCAAAGCAATGTAATCCAAACAAGCATCTTTTACAAAGTAGGCTCACGCAATGAATTTATGGGGAAAAGTGGGATCGCGCACATGCTAGAGCATCTCAATTTCAAATCTAGCAAGAATCTCAAAGCCGGAGAATTTGATGAAATTGTCAAAAAGTTTGGTGGCATCACCAATGCCTCTACAGGATTTGATTATACGCATTATTTTGTAAAATCCAGCGCGCAAAATCTCGATAAGACGCTGGGACTCTTTGCAGAGCTCATGCAAAACCTCTCCCTCAAGAAAGAAGAGTTTTTACCTGAGCGCGATGTCGTAGCAGAAGAGCGTCGCTGGAGGACGGACAACTCCCCTACGGGGTATTTGTATTTTCGATTTTTCAATACAGCATTTACCTATCATCCCTATCACTGGACGCCCATTGGGTTTATGGATGATATTTTGCACTGGAAAATCAAAGATATTCGAACTTTTCACAAGACCTACTACCAGCCACAAAATGCCATTGTTTTGGTAAGTGGAGACATTGAACCCAAAGAGGTTTTTCAAAAGGCAGGAGAGCATTTTGGGCTCATCAAAAACAAAGGCAAAATCCCCGTGGTTTTTAGCAAAGAGCCCATTCAAGATGGACAAAGAAATATCATTGTTCATAAGGATACGCAAATTGAATGGCTGGCCTTTGGATTTAAGATCCCTAATTTTGCGCACAAAGACCAGGTTGCCCTAAGCGCACTCTCAAGTCTGCTTAGCAATGGAAAAAGTAGCCTGCTCTATCAAGAGCTCGTAGACAAAAAAAAGCTTGTCAATCAAATCTATGGATACAATATGGACATGGTGGATGAGGGGGTTTTTATGTTTATTGCCGCAGCAAATCAAAATATAAGTGCAGAGCAAATCAAACAAGAAATTTTTAAGATCATTAATCAAATCAAAGAGGGAAAAATCACACAAGAAGAACTGCAAAAACTAAAAATCAACATGAAGGCGGAATTTCTTTATGGATTAGAGGATGCCTCTAGTGTGGCGGATTTATTTGGAAGTTATTTTGCACGAGGGGATATCCGTCCTCTTTTGAACTATGAAGAAAATTTTCAAAATCTTGACATTCAAGACATTGTTGAGGTGGCAAAAAAGTATCTGGTGCTTGAGAAATCCACAAGCGTGATCCTAAAACCCCAAGTAAAGGAGAAGTAA
- a CDS encoding quinone-dependent dihydroorotate dehydrogenase, which produces MSYQTFRNLIFKCDAENAHKYAEKFLSHIANKPLVQDFLLRQFHDSHSMLQNTVCGLIFDNPIGLAAGFDKNASMLEGLSALGFGFLELGTITQRPQEGNPRPRLFRHVEEKSIQNAMGFNNDGAQKIKNRLQRSFPFCIPLGINLGKNKHIEQKDALKDYEAVLKEFLDLGDYYVFNLSSPNTPNLRDLQNESFVSELFAMARSLTRKPLFLKISPDMDTDSMLAVCQRAIDHQASGIIATNTTIDYSLVCHPKEIGGISGQALKEKSAEVFKVLAEHFFKKTILISVGGISDAKEAYKRIRQGASLVQILTGLIYEGPGICKSINGGLVQFLKQDGFEHINEAIGVDL; this is translated from the coding sequence ATAAGCTACCAGACATTCCGCAATCTGATCTTCAAATGTGATGCGGAAAATGCGCATAAGTATGCAGAGAAATTCCTCTCCCACATTGCCAATAAGCCCTTGGTGCAGGATTTTTTATTACGCCAGTTTCATGATTCCCACAGCATGTTGCAAAACACTGTTTGTGGTCTTATTTTTGACAATCCCATTGGTCTTGCTGCAGGATTTGACAAAAATGCCTCCATGCTTGAGGGTTTAAGTGCGCTGGGATTTGGGTTTTTGGAGTTGGGTACCATTACCCAAAGGCCACAAGAGGGCAACCCTAGGCCTCGCTTATTCCGTCATGTTGAGGAAAAGAGCATCCAAAATGCAATGGGATTTAATAATGATGGTGCACAAAAGATTAAAAATCGCTTACAAAGATCCTTCCCCTTTTGTATCCCGCTGGGAATTAATCTTGGCAAAAATAAACATATCGAGCAAAAAGATGCCCTCAAAGATTATGAAGCCGTGTTAAAAGAATTTTTGGATTTGGGGGATTATTATGTGTTTAATCTCTCCTCTCCCAACACCCCAAATCTCAGAGATTTGCAAAATGAGAGCTTTGTCTCTGAGCTCTTTGCTATGGCTAGAAGCCTCACAAGAAAGCCCCTATTTCTCAAGATTTCTCCGGACATGGATACAGATTCCATGCTCGCAGTATGCCAGAGGGCAATCGATCATCAAGCAAGTGGAATTATCGCTACAAATACCACGATTGATTATAGTTTGGTGTGCCATCCCAAAGAGATTGGGGGCATTAGTGGGCAGGCGCTCAAAGAAAAAAGCGCAGAGGTTTTCAAAGTCTTGGCAGAGCATTTTTTCAAAAAGACTATTTTAATCTCTGTAGGGGGCATTAGTGATGCCAAAGAAGCATACAAGAGAATCCGTCAGGGTGCCAGCCTGGTGCAAATCCTTACAGGCCTAATTTATGAGGGCCCGGGCATTTGCAAGAGCATTAATGGAGGGCTTGTGCAATTTCTAAAACAAGATGGATTTGAGCATATCAATGAAGCAATAGGTGTAGATTTATGA
- a CDS encoding gamma carbonic anhydrase family protein, whose amino-acid sequence MEQTLIPHHSHTPILHPQTYVFNGVHIIGQVEIQKDCSIWFGSVLRGDVHYIQIGQRSNIQDLTTIHVGYPDSEGRGYVKIGEDVTIGHNCIIHGCTIEDFVIVGMGSIIMDDAHIGAHSIVGAGSLVTKGKKFPPKSLIMGNPAKFIRELSDQEILSIAESSRHYVELAQSYKLIQGKE is encoded by the coding sequence ATGGAGCAAACATTAATCCCTCATCATTCTCACACCCCCATTCTCCATCCTCAGACCTATGTTTTTAATGGAGTGCATATTATTGGCCAGGTGGAGATTCAAAAGGATTGCAGCATTTGGTTTGGCAGTGTGTTGCGCGGGGATGTCCACTACATACAGATTGGCCAAAGAAGCAACATCCAAGATCTCACTACCATCCATGTGGGCTATCCTGATAGTGAGGGCAGGGGCTATGTCAAGATCGGAGAAGATGTCACCATTGGTCATAATTGCATCATCCATGGTTGCACTATCGAGGATTTTGTCATTGTTGGCATGGGGAGTATTATCATGGATGATGCGCATATTGGCGCGCATTCCATTGTTGGTGCGGGTTCTTTGGTTACCAAGGGCAAAAAATTCCCACCAAAATCTCTCATCATGGGGAATCCCGCAAAATTTATACGAGAGCTAAGCGACCAGGAAATCCTCTCCATAGCAGAGAGCTCTAGGCATTATGTGGAGCTTGCACAAAGCTACAAACTAATCCAGGGAAAAGAATGA
- a CDS encoding DUF411 domain-containing protein yields the protein MKKICLGLMFGALFAQSHVTVYEDSNCGCCGKWSAYLGQNGFDVEESKTPRVQEYKDKYKIPREMRSCHTGMVEGYFLEGHIPAQDIKRLLQERPKDIAGLSVPNMPIGSPGMEQGDLHQHFVTYAIKKDGSIILWSKH from the coding sequence ATGAAAAAAATATGCCTTGGGCTTATGTTTGGCGCATTGTTTGCGCAATCTCACGTCACTGTGTATGAGGATTCTAACTGTGGATGTTGTGGAAAATGGAGTGCATATCTTGGGCAAAATGGATTTGATGTAGAAGAGAGTAAAACACCAAGAGTTCAAGAATACAAAGACAAATACAAGATTCCCAGAGAAATGCGAAGCTGTCATACAGGCATGGTGGAGGGATATTTTTTGGAAGGGCATATTCCTGCTCAAGATATCAAGCGCCTACTGCAAGAAAGACCCAAGGACATCGCAGGATTATCTGTGCCAAATATGCCCATCGGTAGCCCGGGCATGGAGCAGGGGGATCTGCATCAACATTTTGTTACTTACGCAATCAAAAAAGATGGGAGCATAATCTTATGGAGCAAACATTAA
- a CDS encoding 3'-5' exonuclease, translated as MICVLDIETIPDVDILRRMYPDAALLSDLDLCAHAFFLQKEKTGSEFLPLHLHKIICISSVLADEYGYFIKVGNFGKGEGEENLLTEFLSFMDKKNPKLVSFNGRNFDIPAILLRSMRYNLSAIAYYETENPKHNKNKWENYRQRYSERFHVDLFDTLGNFGNVRGLQLDKICMMLDLPGKYDISGDMVHHIYYDPTLDEEEKMEQIQTYCQSDVLNTYWVYLKYELLRGAMSKEDYFSILLDFRSKIPQDRSYSSHFLQALDRELARA; from the coding sequence ATGATTTGTGTGCTTGATATTGAAACCATTCCCGATGTAGATATTTTGCGTCGTATGTATCCTGATGCAGCCCTTTTGAGTGATTTGGATCTCTGTGCTCATGCCTTTTTTCTGCAAAAAGAAAAGACTGGCAGTGAATTTCTCCCCTTGCATTTGCATAAAATCATCTGTATCTCCAGTGTGCTTGCAGATGAATATGGGTATTTTATCAAGGTGGGTAATTTTGGCAAAGGCGAGGGAGAGGAGAATTTGCTCACAGAGTTTTTGAGCTTTATGGATAAGAAAAACCCCAAGCTTGTAAGCTTTAATGGGCGCAATTTTGACATCCCTGCGATTCTGCTAAGGAGCATGCGTTATAATCTCTCTGCCATTGCTTACTATGAGACAGAGAATCCCAAGCACAACAAAAACAAATGGGAGAACTATCGCCAAAGATATAGTGAGCGCTTTCATGTAGACCTATTTGATACCTTAGGAAATTTTGGCAATGTGCGCGGATTGCAGCTAGATAAGATCTGTATGATGCTAGATCTCCCAGGGAAATATGACATCAGCGGAGACATGGTGCATCATATCTATTATGACCCTACTTTGGATGAGGAGGAGAAGATGGAGCAAATCCAGACCTATTGCCAAAGCGATGTGTTAAACACCTATTGGGTCTATCTTAAGTACGAGCTTCTTAGAGGTGCAATGAGCAAGGAGGATTATTTTTCCATCCTTTTGGATTTTCGCTCCAAAATACCTCAAGACAGATCTTATAGCTCACATTTTCTTCAAGCATTAGATAGGGAATTAGCGCGCGCCTAG
- a CDS encoding thioredoxin family protein has protein sequence MQNITEKEYGQVTKEGLVVVEFGASWCPDCVRIEPIMQALSKEYEGKVKFYKVNFDDAESLKETLNIRRIPTLLFFKNGVEVGERLIEPGNRLVIENAIKALF, from the coding sequence ATGCAAAATATCACAGAAAAAGAATATGGACAAGTCACAAAAGAGGGGTTGGTGGTAGTGGAATTTGGTGCTTCTTGGTGCCCTGATTGTGTGAGGATTGAGCCCATCATGCAGGCATTATCCAAGGAATATGAGGGGAAAGTGAAGTTCTATAAGGTGAATTTTGATGATGCAGAATCTCTAAAAGAAACTCTCAACATCAGAAGAATTCCCACATTGCTTTTTTTTAAAAATGGAGTGGAGGTAGGAGAGCGACTCATAGAGCCGGGCAATCGCTTGGTGATTGAAAATGCCATTAAGGCGCTGTTCTAA
- a CDS encoding YeiH family protein, with translation MRTSLIYGILFVGVIVLVSFYLEGLLFARRIPISALLIGVIMGALLSPLFRRKKDYLEAGINFSAKKLLRFGIVLYGFNVTLDQISGIGWSGFLIALCVVVGIFALGSYVGVKFLKLDKDVAMLVSGGSAICGAAAVLALESSIKSEPYKGIIAVGTVVFFGLLSMFLYPLFYVFFLHDSFSQTQMGVYIGATLHEVANVVGAAGSIGLDASVAAITVKMIRVILLVPLLLIIPYLTAKNPKEGVRRQFPIPWFAFLFLLMVVINSFIDPLIGPFLSQDLIEKSTYILRLLCSISLVFAMSALGLQIDLKKFLSSGGRAFLLGAILFGTLLVLGFLLVKIFA, from the coding sequence ATGCGCACTAGCCTCATTTATGGGATTTTATTTGTTGGGGTAATTGTCCTTGTGTCTTTTTATCTTGAAGGTCTGCTTTTTGCGCGAAGAATCCCCATCTCCGCGCTTCTTATAGGCGTGATTATGGGAGCATTGCTCTCTCCGCTCTTTCGTAGGAAGAAAGACTATCTAGAAGCTGGCATAAATTTTAGTGCCAAGAAGCTTTTGCGCTTTGGTATTGTGCTTTATGGCTTCAATGTCACATTGGATCAAATCAGTGGCATTGGATGGAGTGGCTTTTTGATCGCACTTTGTGTGGTGGTGGGGATTTTTGCACTGGGCAGCTATGTTGGGGTGAAATTTTTGAAATTAGACAAAGATGTCGCCATGCTTGTGAGTGGGGGGAGTGCGATTTGTGGAGCGGCTGCTGTGCTTGCGCTAGAATCTTCCATCAAGTCTGAGCCCTACAAGGGGATCATCGCAGTGGGGACGGTGGTGTTTTTTGGATTATTGTCGATGTTTTTGTATCCGCTTTTTTATGTGTTTTTTTTGCACGATTCTTTTAGTCAGACGCAGATGGGGGTTTATATTGGTGCGACACTTCATGAGGTGGCAAATGTTGTGGGGGCAGCAGGGAGCATTGGTCTAGATGCAAGTGTTGCTGCCATCACAGTAAAAATGATTCGTGTAATTTTGCTCGTTCCACTTTTGTTGATCATCCCCTATCTCACGGCAAAAAATCCAAAAGAAGGAGTAAGGCGTCAGTTCCCCATCCCTTGGTTTGCTTTTTTGTTTCTTTTGATGGTGGTAATCAATTCCTTTATCGATCCTTTGATTGGCCCCTTCCTCTCTCAGGATTTGATAGAAAAAAGCACGTATATCCTGCGCCTTCTTTGTAGCATCTCCTTGGTGTTTGCAATGAGTGCGCTGGGATTGCAGATTGATCTCAAAAAATTCCTAAGCTCTGGGGGGAGGGCATTTCTCTTGGGGGCAATTTTATTTGGAACCCTGCTGGTGCTTGGCTTTTTGCTTGTGAAGATCTTTGCATAA
- the cmoB gene encoding tRNA 5-methoxyuridine(34)/uridine 5-oxyacetic acid(34) synthase CmoB has product MNFKNPKIKELFEKISTLPKLSNPCPYHCENGVHINLPELCQKDQETITNLARALLPWRKGPFYLGDLFIDSEWRSFMKWEQIAPHVNLEQKDVADIGCNNGYYLWEMLKHNPKSLMGFDPGEIFYAQFCFLNHFLQTPIVFQLLGVEDLRFYEKKFDVIFCLGVLYHRSDPISALKLLARALREDGELVLDTLIIDDDKEVALTPKESYAKMKNVYFIPSIPALLSWCFRAKLELIEIINIKATTLEEQRKTEWMDSLSLDSFVDLQKGQTIEGYPLPKRAYFKFKRMKNARTRL; this is encoded by the coding sequence ATGAATTTTAAAAATCCAAAAATCAAAGAGCTTTTTGAAAAAATCTCCACATTGCCAAAGCTTTCCAATCCCTGCCCCTATCACTGTGAAAATGGAGTGCACATCAATCTGCCAGAGCTCTGCCAAAAAGATCAAGAAACAATCACAAATCTTGCTAGAGCTCTTTTGCCATGGCGTAAGGGGCCATTTTATTTGGGAGACTTGTTTATTGATAGTGAGTGGCGCAGCTTCATGAAGTGGGAGCAAATTGCCCCTCATGTAAATCTAGAGCAAAAAGATGTCGCAGACATTGGCTGTAATAATGGCTATTATTTATGGGAAATGCTCAAACACAATCCAAAATCCCTCATGGGCTTTGATCCTGGGGAAATTTTTTATGCACAATTTTGCTTCCTCAATCACTTTTTGCAGACTCCAATTGTTTTTCAACTCCTGGGGGTGGAGGATTTGCGTTTTTATGAGAAAAAATTTGATGTAATTTTTTGTCTGGGTGTGCTCTATCACAGAAGCGATCCCATATCTGCCCTCAAGCTGCTTGCACGTGCACTCAGAGAGGATGGTGAGCTGGTTTTAGACACACTTATCATTGATGATGATAAAGAGGTTGCACTCACCCCTAAAGAAAGCTATGCCAAAATGAAAAACGTGTATTTCATTCCCTCTATTCCCGCATTGCTGTCCTGGTGTTTTCGCGCAAAACTCGAACTCATAGAAATCATCAACATCAAAGCCACGACCCTAGAAGAGCAGCGCAAAACAGAATGGATGGATTCTCTGAGTCTAGATTCCTTTGTCGATTTGCAAAAAGGGCAAACGATTGAGGGTTACCCTCTGCCAAAAAGAGCATATTTCAAATTCAAAAGGATGAAAAATGCAAGAACAAGACTTTGA
- the metG gene encoding methionine--tRNA ligase: MKKFITTPIYYVNDVPHIGHAYTNILADMLKKYYTLLGEETFLLTGTDEHGQKIEQSAQKKHQTPKAYADQISQEFRNLWDYFGIDYDHFVRTTDASHIKGVQEAFSKMYQKGDIYKGEYEGNYCISCESFFAPSQLLDGKCPDCGRNTNLIKEESYFFALSKYQDKLLQWYEKSDCIFPRFRKNEVINFVKNGLNDLSITRTSFAWGIPLPKDLQEPRHIIYVWLDALLNYITALGYPDANFQKDFWENAIQIVGKDILRFHAIYWPAFLMSLELPLPKVICAHGWWLIEGKKMSKSLGNVVNPKEVGEDYGIEHLRYFLLREVSFGNDGNFAKKSLAQRINTDLANDLGNLLSRTLGMAEKYFALHLSGEFSLYEEKKQIEQILARLEPLMNEIQPSSYLEELWKIFTLANSLIPKYEPWNLMKQGQIKATASLLLVIGNILIKGALCLYPIMPETAQKILSVFGIEATAANYAKYITKRHWEADLRLKKIEALFPKIEESKEVQSQHDAAIAPKASKVHASLKALSTDRLVGIEDFSKLDIRVGTVLEAVALPKSKKLLRLSVDLGEERPRCILSGIAEFYTPESLKNQQVCVIANLKPAKIMGEISEGMILAVRDLEGLGLLKVDKTKQNGSKVS; this comes from the coding sequence ATGAAAAAATTCATCACTACGCCCATTTATTATGTCAATGATGTTCCTCATATTGGGCATGCTTATACAAATATTTTGGCGGATATGCTCAAAAAGTACTACACCCTCTTGGGAGAAGAGACATTTTTGCTCACTGGCACAGATGAGCATGGACAAAAGATCGAGCAATCTGCACAAAAAAAGCACCAAACCCCCAAGGCCTATGCTGATCAAATCAGCCAGGAATTTCGCAATCTCTGGGATTATTTTGGCATTGATTATGATCATTTTGTGCGCACCACAGATGCTAGCCACATCAAGGGGGTGCAGGAGGCATTTTCCAAGATGTATCAAAAGGGGGATATTTATAAGGGCGAGTATGAGGGAAATTATTGCATTAGTTGTGAAAGTTTTTTCGCTCCTTCACAGCTTCTAGATGGAAAATGTCCTGATTGTGGTAGAAACACAAATCTCATCAAAGAGGAGAGCTATTTTTTTGCACTTAGCAAGTATCAGGATAAATTGCTTCAATGGTATGAAAAAAGTGATTGCATCTTCCCAAGGTTTCGAAAAAATGAAGTCATCAATTTTGTAAAAAATGGCCTTAATGATCTCTCCATCACGCGCACGAGTTTTGCATGGGGCATCCCGCTTCCCAAAGATTTGCAAGAGCCAAGGCACATTATCTATGTTTGGTTGGATGCGCTTTTGAATTACATCACTGCGCTTGGATATCCCGATGCAAATTTTCAAAAGGATTTTTGGGAGAATGCCATCCAAATTGTTGGCAAGGATATTTTGCGCTTCCATGCCATCTATTGGCCTGCGTTTTTGATGAGTCTAGAGCTGCCCTTGCCCAAGGTCATCTGCGCACATGGATGGTGGTTGATTGAGGGTAAAAAAATGAGCAAAAGCCTGGGCAATGTTGTCAATCCTAAAGAGGTTGGGGAGGATTATGGGATTGAGCATCTGCGCTATTTTTTGTTGCGTGAGGTGAGCTTTGGAAATGATGGGAATTTTGCAAAAAAATCCCTGGCACAGCGGATTAACACCGACCTTGCCAATGATTTGGGGAATCTTCTTAGCCGCACGCTAGGGATGGCAGAAAAATATTTTGCACTGCATTTGAGTGGCGAGTTTTCTTTGTATGAAGAAAAAAAGCAAATCGAGCAGATCCTAGCAAGGTTAGAGCCCCTCATGAATGAAATTCAGCCCTCTTCTTATCTGGAGGAATTGTGGAAAATTTTTACACTTGCAAACTCCCTGATCCCCAAATATGAGCCCTGGAATCTTATGAAACAAGGACAGATTAAAGCCACAGCCTCCCTCTTGCTTGTAATTGGAAATATTTTGATCAAAGGGGCATTGTGTCTCTATCCCATCATGCCAGAGACTGCACAAAAAATCCTAAGTGTATTTGGAATTGAGGCCACGGCTGCAAATTATGCCAAATACATTACAAAGCGCCACTGGGAAGCAGATCTAAGGCTAAAAAAAATAGAAGCACTCTTCCCAAAAATTGAGGAGAGCAAAGAAGTGCAATCCCAGCATGATGCAGCCATTGCGCCAAAGGCATCAAAAGTGCATGCATCCCTCAAGGCCCTAAGTACCGATAGGCTTGTGGGCATCGAGGATTTTTCCAAATTAGACATTAGGGTGGGGACTGTTTTGGAGGCAGTGGCACTCCCAAAAAGCAAGAAGCTCTTAAGGTTATCAGTGGATTTGGGAGAGGAGCGCCCTAGATGTATACTTTCAGGAATTGCAGAGTTCTATACTCCAGAGAGTCTTAAAAATCAGCAAGTTTGTGTGATTGCCAATCTCAAGCCCGCAAAAATCATGGGAGAGATTTCAGAGGGAATGATCCTTGCAGTCAGGGATTTGGAGGGGCTAGGACTTCTCAAGGTGGATAAAACAAAGCAAAATGGTAGCAAGGTAAGCTAG